One Thiocapsa sp. genomic window, CAGAGTCCGGGGCGGGTTGCCGTGGTCAACCGGTGCAGGATCGCAGCGGCTTCGGGCTCGCCGAGGAGGACCGCGGTCAGCGCGCTGGTGTCGACCGCCAGGTCGATCGCCAACTGAGGCGCCGGTTTAGGCGAAGTGGCCATCGGCGTTGTAACCGAGGATCTCCTCGTCCGTGCGCCGGTCGAGTACGGGCAGGGGCCAGACCTCGCGTCGCAGCCAGTCCAACGTCTCTTCGGGCGATGCCCGCCCCGGAGAGGCGTCGTGGCCTTCCAATCCGGCTTGAAGAGAGAGAATCGCTTCCTGCGTCATGGAGCGGCGGTGGATCGCGGCGGACTCCTTCAGTTGTCGGTAGATGTCGTCGGGGACGTTGCGCAGGACCAGTGTGTGCATCGGCGCTCTCGCTGAACAGGGGTGCAAGCAAAATGCTAGCAACACCCGTCGGCCTACACAAGGTTCCTAACACGCCACTGCGATTCCTCATCGTTGTAGTACGGATTAGGCGATACCATGTCCAATCTTTGGTCTGGACAGGATCCGGACGCCGCCAATTCATTTCCGAGGAAATCCGATGTCCACGACACCGACCCGACCCGGTATGCCCGTCCCGAGCACGCGCTTGAGTCGTCTTTGGCATCTGGGTCGTGCCACCGGGGATCTCGCCGCGGGGATCGGCGTGAAGGGTCTGATGGAGCTTGCCCGGACCCGCCGCAGCGCCGAGCCCTCGCGGATCCGGCTCTCGCCCGAGCACACCCGTCGTTTTACCGACCGTCTCGCGAGGATGCGGGGTGCCGTCATGAAGATGGGGCAGCTCATGTCCATGGACGGCTCGGACATCTTCACGCCCGAGGCCGCGGAGATCATGAGCGCCTTGCGCGAGCGCGCCGAGCCGATGCCGATGAGCCAGCTCGTCGAGGTCTTGGAGCGCGAATACGGACCGGGCTGGAACGAGCGGTTCAAGCGGTTCGAATTTACGCCCGTGGCCTCCGCCTCGATTGGGCAGGTCCACCGGGCCGAGACGCGCGACGGGCGTCGTCTCGCGCTCAAGATCCAGTTTCCGGGCGTTCGCGAGAGCATCGACAGCGACATCGACAACCTCGCCTTCCTGGCCCGGACCCTCGGCATGGCCCCGGCGGGCGTCGACCTGACGCCTTATTTGGATGGCGCGCGCCGACAGCTCCATCAGGAGGCCGACTACGGCGCCGAGGCGGATTCGCTCGAGGCGTATGGGGCCGGTGTCGGCGCGGATCCGGACTTTCTCGTCCCGCGCGTGCATCGCGACCTCTCGACGACCCGCATCCTGGCGATGGATTTCGCCGAGGGTGTCCCGGTCGACCGCTTGGCCGGCAGCGGCTACAGTTGCGAGGAGCGTGACCGCGCCGCAACGGCCTTGACGCGTCTGTCCATGCGCGAGCTCTTCGAGTTCGGTCTCGTGCAGTCTGACCCGAACTTCGGCAACTATCTCTACGACGCGACGTCCGGGCGCATCGTCCTGCTCGATTTCGGCGCGGCGTTGCCGGTGAGGTCGGATTTCGTCGAGCGCTATCGACAGCTTGCCCGTGCTGCGTTCGTCGATGACCGTGCGGCAATGCGTGCGGCCTCGATCGATCTGGGCTATGTCGGCGCGAACGACCCGAGCGAGCAGGTGAACGCTCTTATCGACCTCTTGCGCATCTCCAGCGAGCCGCTGCGCAGCCCGGGCCACTACGACTTCGGCGTCTCCGACCTTTACGAGCGTGCCTATGCGCGCGGTCGCGAGATGTTCTACTCGGGTGCCTTCAGCACAGTGCCCGCACCCGAGACCATGTTCCTGCATCGCAAGTTCATGGGCGCCTTTATGCTCTGCCGGCGTCTGCGCGCGCGGGTGGATCTAGGGGGGATGTTGAGGCCGTATCTCTGAGGTTAAACCGCGCCCAGTGCGGTATGCGATGTTTTTGGATGGGATCGGCCCCGGCGGATTTCAGAGCCGCTGGAGCCGGCGCGGTTTAAGGTATTAAAAAATATAAAATTTTAAACCGCGTCCCCCGCTAAGGGTCGTGGATTCACCAAACTTCGAACTCACTCGAAAGTGAGCATCTCGCTCTGGACGCGGTTTAGCTCGTAGGTTGTGCTGACGATAGGAAGCACAACTTCCACGCGTGGTCGGTTGTGCCTCGTACGGCCCGGCACAACCGACGACCCAATAGCGAACAGCAGTAGGCAGATGGCGGCAGGCGGCTCACCGCGCCAAACGCGCGAGCCGGCCCTGATACCGCCGCATGACCAGAAGATGCGCGACCGCCTGGGTCCAGAGATAGACATACCAGGGCAGGGCGGGTGCGAAGTCGTGGATGGCGGCCATGGTGTAGCGATCGTCCAACAGGGTCTGGAACTCGAAGCGGGCACGGCCCTGCCCGCCGGAGCGGCTCAGGAGACCGCCGACGATGGCGTAGACCTGACGTTGCGGGCTGCTCTCCTCGGCCAGCCATTGCAGCGTCAACAGGTGCAGGCGCGGGAAGCGGGTATAGACGCTGCATCGACCCATCTCGTCGATGTGGGTGCAGACCATGGGCCAACAGCAGGCGCCGAGCCAGCGGAAATAATTGCCGGCGACCCAGGCGGCATCTTGGCCGGGCGGCAGGATCACGCGCTGGATGGAACGCACCAGCCGCGCGCGGCGCATCAGCTCGCGGCTCTGACCCTCGATCGGCTGACGCGGGCTCGGCAACAGGCGTCGACCCGACGGGGCGAGCGCGGCGCGCAACGCCTCGCGAAAGGGGATTGCCGCCGGGTCGATCGCGCGCTGAATCGGGTTGTCGCGAATCACCGTGTCCTGAGGCAAGCTTTCCAGGGCTGGGCCGACGACGGCCGAAGGGGCACCGCTGAAGAACCGCGCGGTCGCCGAGGCCAGCCAGAGCGGCATCCAAGGCAGGGTCAGGATGCGTCTCCGAAGCCCGAGCACATCGGCCGTTTGACGCAGCATTTCTTCGTAGCTCAAGCACTCGGGACCGCCGATATCGTATGCGCCCCGACAGGTCTCCGGCTGCCCCAGGCAGTGGCGCACCGCCCGCACCAGATCCACCAGCGCGATCGGCCGCGTCATCGAACGGGCGCTCGGCGGCAGCAAGAGCAGCGGCAGGCGCCTGACCAGATCCACCAGCAGCCGCGGGGCCGATCCACCGGGGCCGACGACCAGTCCGGCACGCAGCGCCGTCACCGGGATCCCGCGCGAGGCCAGCACCAGCTCCACCTCGCGCCGACTCCAGAGCAGCGGCGAGATCCGGAAGCTGTCCGGGATCAATCCGCCGACGACGATAATCTGTTTGACCCCGTTCGCCGCCGCGGCCTGCGCGAAGTTGTCGGCCAGGATAAGGTCCATATCGCGCGGATTGGCCTGCGTCAGGCGCGACGAGGGCGCCAGTGAATGCACCAGATAGATGGCGTAATCGCAGTCCGCGAGCCCTTCGACCAGGTCCGGCGCCGAGAAGAGATCGCAATGGCGCCAGGTCACGCGTTGATCCGGGTCGGGCGTTTCTGCCCGGGCGGGCGATCGTGTCAGCGCCCGAACCGAAAAGGCGTCCGTCAGGGCGCGGCAGACCGCGGTGCCGATAAAGCCGCTGGCGCCGGCGACGGCGACCCTCGGTCGCCGGGATTGGGTGGATGGCATGGCGTCCTGTCTCTCGGGATGTCTCGACCGAACGCCATAGGATATACCGCGTCGGGCGAACGCCCGGCATCACGTGCAACCGTATGGCGTTTGTCAGCAACGTTTCAGAAATAAGATGCTTTCCGGGAAAGGATCTACCGACAGAGCCGGAACCAAGGTAAGTCGTCGAAGGTTCCACTCGTTGTCGTTGTCGTTGTCGTTGTCGGATTCCGGACGAACCGATCCTTCCTTGCACATCCGATCGGCCGGAAGTAACGTCGCTTCGCGACGACCGTCGGCGTCACTTCCGACCCATCGTCTGCGCAGTTGGGATGTCGACGCCTAAGCGGAGCACCGAGTCCAGTCGATTGCGTGACGACAACGACAGCGAGTGAGTTCGATGTTTGGTGCATTCACGGCCCTTAACGGGGGCGCGGTTTAAAAGAATATATTTTTTAAACTCTTAAAGCGCGCAGGCTCCAGCGGTTGTCACGTCTTCCGCGGCCGATCCCATCAAAAAACTTCGCATACCGCGCTGGGCGCGGTTTAAGAGTCGCGGCATGGAGCTCAACAGCTTTGTTCTCTCGGCAATCGCGCTGCTCACCGTGGCGGCGCTCGCCGTTGCACTGTTCAAGCATCTGGGGCTGGGCTCCATCCTCGGGCTTCTGGTGGCGGGGATCGTGGTCGGACCGCACTCGCCCGGCCCATCGGTGACGGAGCATGTCGAGGACGTGCGCAATTTCACCGAGCTGGGCGTGGTGATGCTGCTCTTTCTGATCGGTCTGGAGATGAAGCCGCGACGACTCTGGGCACTCCGCCGCGAGGTCTTCGGGATGGGCTCGGCGCAGATCCTGATCTCCGGCCTTCTGGTGGCGGGCTACATCGCGCTCTACGACTACTCCTGGCAGGCGGCACTCTTGATGGGGCTGACCTTGGCGCTCTCCTCCACCGCACTGGTCATGCAGCTTCTGCACGAGCGCGGAGATCTCGCCACGCGCCACGGGACGGCGGCCTTCGCCATCCTTTTGATGCAGGACTTGGCCGTAGTGCCGCTACTCGCAATCGTGCCGATCCTCTCGGATGTGGGAACCCTGTCTTCGGACGTCCCCTTCTGGCAGCAGGTCGTCGTCGTCGCCGGGATGGTGGCCTTGGTCTTCGGCTTCGGGCGTTACCTCGTGCCCTTCGCGCTCAAGCATCTGCTGCGTCAGCACAATCGCGAGGCCTTTACGCTGGTCGTGCTGCTGACGGTCTTTTTGGCGGCAGGGGCGATGCACGAGGCTGGCCTGTCGATGGCGCTCGGCGGCTTCATGATGGGGATGCTGCTCTCGACCTCGCGCTTCAGCTTTCAGATCCAGGCCCAGATCGAGCCCTTCAAAGGGTTGCTGATGAGCCTCTTTTTTGTCGCTGTCGGGATGTCGATCGACTTGGATGCGATCTCGGCTCAGCCGCTGTTGCTTGCCCAACATGTCGGCGTCATCCTCGCCATCAAGCTGGTCGTGCTCTTGGTGATCGGCATGGCCTTCGGGCTGCCGCGAGGCACGGCGACGCGCGTCGCCTTCCTGCTGGCCCAGAGCGGGGAGTTCGGCTTTGTTCTTTTCGGCTCGGCCAAGGTGCTCGGTGTCATCGACGATGCGACCTTCGTCGTCGCGGTGAGCGTGATCTCGGTCAGCATGTTGTTGACGCCGTTGCTGGTGCGCATCGGCGACCTCTCGGCGCGGCGTCTCGAGCACCGAACGGCGGCTCCGAAGACCTTCGAGTACCCGGTGACCCCCGCGGGGCAAGCAGGCCAGATGGGTCGGGTCGTGATTGCGGGCTACGGGCGGGTTGGTCATACGGTCGCGACCCTCCTGGAGGCCAACAATATTCCCTTCATCGCCTTCGACACCAACCCGGTGCATGTGGAGCGCGGCGAGCAGGACGGTCGCGCGGTCTATATCGGCGATATCGGGGA contains:
- a CDS encoding AarF/ABC1/UbiB kinase family protein, translated to MSTTPTRPGMPVPSTRLSRLWHLGRATGDLAAGIGVKGLMELARTRRSAEPSRIRLSPEHTRRFTDRLARMRGAVMKMGQLMSMDGSDIFTPEAAEIMSALRERAEPMPMSQLVEVLEREYGPGWNERFKRFEFTPVASASIGQVHRAETRDGRRLALKIQFPGVRESIDSDIDNLAFLARTLGMAPAGVDLTPYLDGARRQLHQEADYGAEADSLEAYGAGVGADPDFLVPRVHRDLSTTRILAMDFAEGVPVDRLAGSGYSCEERDRAATALTRLSMRELFEFGLVQSDPNFGNYLYDATSGRIVLLDFGAALPVRSDFVERYRQLARAAFVDDRAAMRAASIDLGYVGANDPSEQVNALIDLLRISSEPLRSPGHYDFGVSDLYERAYARGREMFYSGAFSTVPAPETMFLHRKFMGAFMLCRRLRARVDLGGMLRPYL
- a CDS encoding type II toxin-antitoxin system VapC family toxin yields the protein MATSPKPAPQLAIDLAVDTSALTAVLLGEPEAAAILHRLTTATRPGLCAPNRTELL
- a CDS encoding cation:proton antiporter codes for the protein MELNSFVLSAIALLTVAALAVALFKHLGLGSILGLLVAGIVVGPHSPGPSVTEHVEDVRNFTELGVVMLLFLIGLEMKPRRLWALRREVFGMGSAQILISGLLVAGYIALYDYSWQAALLMGLTLALSSTALVMQLLHERGDLATRHGTAAFAILLMQDLAVVPLLAIVPILSDVGTLSSDVPFWQQVVVVAGMVALVFGFGRYLVPFALKHLLRQHNREAFTLVVLLTVFLAAGAMHEAGLSMALGGFMMGMLLSTSRFSFQIQAQIEPFKGLLMSLFFVAVGMSIDLDAISAQPLLLAQHVGVILAIKLVVLLVIGMAFGLPRGTATRVAFLLAQSGEFGFVLFGSAKVLGVIDDATFVVAVSVISVSMLLTPLLVRIGDLSARRLEHRTAAPKTFEYPVTPAGQAGQMGRVVIAGYGRVGHTVATLLEANNIPFIAFDTNPVHVERGEQDGRAVYIGDIGDVELLEAAQVDKAALVILTIDHGPTALRAVSHIRTAYPKVPVIARARDLEACGNLIRAGATLAYPEAIESSLRLGAEAMQMLGISTSEVDSLLQGVRSEGYAQVVE
- a CDS encoding NAD(P)H-binding protein, which gives rise to MPSTQSRRPRVAVAGASGFIGTAVCRALTDAFSVRALTRSPARAETPDPDQRVTWRHCDLFSAPDLVEGLADCDYAIYLVHSLAPSSRLTQANPRDMDLILADNFAQAAAANGVKQIIVVGGLIPDSFRISPLLWSRREVELVLASRGIPVTALRAGLVVGPGGSAPRLLVDLVRRLPLLLLPPSARSMTRPIALVDLVRAVRHCLGQPETCRGAYDIGGPECLSYEEMLRQTADVLGLRRRILTLPWMPLWLASATARFFSGAPSAVVGPALESLPQDTVIRDNPIQRAIDPAAIPFREALRAALAPSGRRLLPSPRQPIEGQSRELMRRARLVRSIQRVILPPGQDAAWVAGNYFRWLGACCWPMVCTHIDEMGRCSVYTRFPRLHLLTLQWLAEESSPQRQVYAIVGGLLSRSGGQGRARFEFQTLLDDRYTMAAIHDFAPALPWYVYLWTQAVAHLLVMRRYQGRLARLAR